The genomic window AAGGCTGGTACAAAGAACAAGAAACGCTAAACCAAACCTTGATGAAAAAGGAACGTTTCTATCGCAGCCACAGCCACTGCGATTTCATTACTGGTTTATACAATGCCAAGTACATGAAAGAACAGATTGAACGAGAAATGTTGCGAGCCCATCATGGAACGCCCGATTTTTGCGTTGGGCTGTTCGACATCAAAGGATTTACCGACCTGACACGTGCGCAAGGTTTAGTCAAAGCCAATCAACTGCTGCGCGACATCGGTGAACTCATCAGCCTAAATTTACGTGATGCCGATTTAGTGTGCCGTTACGCAGGCGATCGTTTCATTGTTTTATTTGCAGAGTGCAAGCTCGTTGAAGCACAGCAAACTGCACGTCATATTGCCGATATTGTGGCAAAGCATACACAGTATACAACCACGGGCGAATTCACAGCGTACAGTGAAGTCACGTGGAGCGTCATCAGTCCAATGCCACAAGAAAATGTCGATACCATGCTCTCTCGCTTGCATCAAAAAGTGCAGCAGCAAAAGCGAGTGGCTTAACATGGCTAAGGTTGTAGCATGACAGAGATCATCGACAGAGAGCGCCCACATCTTTGTGTGATCCAATTATTGTTGCCGCTCATTGAGCTATCTCGACAACGTGGTGCGCAGCCTGAAAAGCTATTAGCAGGGACCAAACTTTGCTATCAATCGCTCGGTGAAGAAACGCTGCTGATTTCTCAAGCGCAATTTGACACGGTTATTCAAAACGCCCTTAAATTAAACAACTCGGAGCTCAGCTTTGTGTTTGGCACGTATCTCGTACAAACCATGAGCGCGTATCGCGGGCAATTGCTTTGCCACAGTAAAAATCTACAACAACTGTTGCGGTTACTCGTGCTGCACCAGATGGAGTGTTTTGCCAGCATAACTGCCCATCGGTTATGTGAAGATAATAAACATTATTATTTTGTGGGATTTGCCATTAGCGAGCCGCCATTCAGTGTGCAACGTTTCTACATTGAAACATTAGCCTCTCTGGTTTGTGGGTTTTTACGATGGCGTTTTCCAATGTTAAAACTGGAACTACGTTTCCCTTTTTCCAAACCAGAACACATTGAACAATACCAAAGTCATCTGCACGCCGAGTACAGCTTTGGACATCATGACTTCGCACTGGTCATTGACCGTCACGCGCTGCAACTGGCTCAAATTGGAACGTTATCCAACCTGATACCTCGACTTCGCATTCCTGCTCATCGGGCACATCAATTTGGTTTTGTGCAATACGTAGAATGGCAACTCAGGCGCAACAGCCGCTTGAGTTTAGAGGACCTTGCGCAAATTTTGGCAATAAGCCAAGCGACTCTGAAACGTAAACTGAAACAGCACAACACGAGCTTAGTTGAAATAAAAGACCGAATTTTGCGTCAGCAAGCCATCGTGCGCTTGGAGCTTGGACAAAACACCGAACGCGTTGCCAATGCGTTGGAGTTCAGCGACCTCAGTAATTTCAGACGTGCATTTAAACGATGGACCGGTGTCACGCCGTCATTTATGAAAAATCGAATTGGGTAGTTCGCCTTCCGTTATGCTGAGTATTCTAATTTAATTAACCTCTTCACCTGACATTTCTCACTCGCTTCACTATGCTTTGAGTGTGTTTCGCTGTTAAAAACAGAATAATAACGGTCAATGTCACATCAATTACGCTCTGCTTTAGACAACACACTGCCCGTATGGCGCATGCAAATCTTCCGCAAACTGTTCGGAACGCTTGCTATTACCTGCGTACCGGTTTATTTCACCAGCGTATATTTGTGTATTCAACTCGGTCTTTATTCCATGGTCGTGTTGGACACCATCAGCTATGCCATTTTGGTGTACATCTTACAAAGCAAAACCATGTCTTCGAAACATCGCTACGCCTTGGGATGTAGCCTCGCTTACCTCATCGGTAACGCGTTCTTATACACCGTTGGGCCCGCAGGCGCAGGGTTTATGTGGCTGTTTGCCTTTGCGCCACTCAGCGCCATTTTGCTTGGAAAAAGAGCTGGTTACTTTGCGCTTGGCTTAAACGTTGTGTCATTGGTCACCATTGGCGTGATGTTTCAGCTAGATTTGCTTCGATGGGCGGGCCTCGTGGACTTTTCAGCCATCATCTGGTGGGTGCTTACGGTCAACTTTCTCGCGACGAATGCAATGGTCACCATGTCATCAGGGTACTTAACGAATAAATTAATTGAATCGTTAGGCGCTTCTCTATCCTCACGTCAGGCAACCATTTTCGGTCTTGCAAAACTCGCTGAATATCGAGACAACGAAACGGGCGCACACTTATTGCGAATGCGGCAATACGCCGAGCTGCTGGCGACAGAAAGGCAAAAAGACCGAGATGCACCTATCGAATTGGATGACGACTTCATTGCAGACATTAATCTGTCATCTATATTGCATGACATCGGTAAAGTCGGTGTCGCTGATTCCATTTTGTTGAAACCCGGGAAACTCACGGCTGAAGAATTTGAGCAAATCAAATCGCACCCCGTAATTGGCGGTCAAGTCATCGAAAGCTTAATTAAATATGCTCCAAGCTGTGGCTTTTTAAAAATGGGCAAAGACATCGCCGCAGGCCACCATGAGAAATGGGATGGTTCCGGTTATCCAAAAGGCTTAAAGGGCGAAGACATTCCGCTTAGTGCTCGCATTGTCGCTTTGGTGGACGTATATGATGCACTTACAACGCCGCGTTGCTACAAACGCCCATTTTCCCATTTTGAAGCGCGTGAACTTATTTTAGATGGTAAAGGAAAACATTTTGATCCCAAACTCGTCACATGCTTTTTGCGCATCGAAGACAAGTTTGAGGCCATCTCCTCAATTGCCGAAGAGTAAACCGCTCACTTATTTATCAATGTGACCCAAATCGCGGGTCGGATCTAGTCGGTCACGGACCAAACGCTTCGCAATTTTTGCGTCTGGAAATCCGCCGTCTCGTACACGACACCAAATAAGCTCGTCATTATAATAAATTTGATACACACCCTTGCTCGCAGGCGTTAATGCCACTTCAGCCAACTCGTCACTGAACGTTGAAAGAAGTTCCTGTGCCATCCACCCCGCACGCAACAACCATTGACACAATACACAATAATGGATGGTAATTTTAGGTTTCATATTGATACTCATTGACTCTCTATTGCCGCTAAGTATAACGTGAGAAAAGAAAAATACGGAGTATTAGGTGTTGCAATGAAAATTGGTGAATTAGCCAAAGTCACAGGCCTGAGCGCCTCTAAAATCCGATTTTACGAAAGTATTGGCTTGTTAAAAACCGTCACTCGTTCAGCGAATGGTTATCGTCACTACCCAAAAGAAGCGGTTCTTGCGCTTGAACTTATTACATCGGGACAACAAGCAGGATTTAGTTTAGATGAACTGAACGTGTTGTTACCGGAAGACTTAACGAATTGGCAGCATCAAACGCTCGTTAATGCACTACAGCAAAAAGTCCGTGACATTGAACTGCTCGAAGCAAAGCTCGCGCACAACAAGGCTCATCTTACTGATATTTTAGAAAAAATAGCAGCCAAACCAGACAACATTGATTGCCAAGAAAACGCCAAACGTGTTTTAACTGAACTCTGTAATGACAAACGCCGTGAAACATAGCGCACTTATCGAGTGCTCAAAAATCAATACATAACGAAAGCATCGGGTAAAGCAGACGATGCAAATACCGAGTGTTAACGTGCTAAGTAAGCATCTGGTTCGTTTTCGGCGCATGCCATTGGGCTATAAAATTACCTCTAATCTTTCAGCAATTTATGCAGCGTATCAATACGTTGATTGATCCGTTTACTTTGTGCATGCAAATCAGCGCTCACCCCAAAGACAAGAATAAGCAATATATATGAAATTGGTTGATGAATTATCTCCGGATACATCCACACAATCAAAGCCATACTCAGAAACATGCTAACAGTTCTGAGTATATTGCCTTTCCAAGTTGGACGTAATTGTTCAAACTCTTCGATAAGCGCCTGCTTCTTTTGTGCTTTATGAATGAGAGTTTGTGCTTCAATGTGTTCAACATCCATTTACTCTTCCTACCTTTCTTGATTCTCATTTTGAGGCGTTGATGATTTAGTTATCCTGTGAATAGTCAACTGCCATCTTACAAAGATTCTGTACGCGGTACTATTACCACAAATAAATTAGACGTTAATCATTCGACTGGATTCTTTATATAAACCGGTTTTATCACACGATATACGCAACGCAAGCAAGCAATTAAAACCCGCTGTGCTCGCAGCGCCCGGTAAAGACCAAAAACACAGTTTTTTTGCGTACCTTTGCCATAATTATCTGTTCAGTAACCAATATACAAATTCTTT from Pseudoalteromonas xiamenensis includes these protein-coding regions:
- a CDS encoding GGDEF domain-containing protein → MTTKAHANIDQITFYFSTMNYSPFKTHRTLWISLTLLLAATFSLAILFGLPKSQEEINWLDAIGEGGICIMVLVWLTATLFSRPKGSVTNWMFCGLSSLLVSTLLDFFDEFVRFAPDEAWFSNVEAFPAVVGMIVMTVAAKGWYKEQETLNQTLMKKERFYRSHSHCDFITGLYNAKYMKEQIEREMLRAHHGTPDFCVGLFDIKGFTDLTRAQGLVKANQLLRDIGELISLNLRDADLVCRYAGDRFIVLFAECKLVEAQQTARHIADIVAKHTQYTTTGEFTAYSEVTWSVISPMPQENVDTMLSRLHQKVQQQKRVA
- a CDS encoding helix-turn-helix transcriptional regulator, producing MTEIIDRERPHLCVIQLLLPLIELSRQRGAQPEKLLAGTKLCYQSLGEETLLISQAQFDTVIQNALKLNNSELSFVFGTYLVQTMSAYRGQLLCHSKNLQQLLRLLVLHQMECFASITAHRLCEDNKHYYFVGFAISEPPFSVQRFYIETLASLVCGFLRWRFPMLKLELRFPFSKPEHIEQYQSHLHAEYSFGHHDFALVIDRHALQLAQIGTLSNLIPRLRIPAHRAHQFGFVQYVEWQLRRNSRLSLEDLAQILAISQATLKRKLKQHNTSLVEIKDRILRQQAIVRLELGQNTERVANALEFSDLSNFRRAFKRWTGVTPSFMKNRIG
- a CDS encoding HD-GYP domain-containing protein — protein: MSHQLRSALDNTLPVWRMQIFRKLFGTLAITCVPVYFTSVYLCIQLGLYSMVVLDTISYAILVYILQSKTMSSKHRYALGCSLAYLIGNAFLYTVGPAGAGFMWLFAFAPLSAILLGKRAGYFALGLNVVSLVTIGVMFQLDLLRWAGLVDFSAIIWWVLTVNFLATNAMVTMSSGYLTNKLIESLGASLSSRQATIFGLAKLAEYRDNETGAHLLRMRQYAELLATERQKDRDAPIELDDDFIADINLSSILHDIGKVGVADSILLKPGKLTAEEFEQIKSHPVIGGQVIESLIKYAPSCGFLKMGKDIAAGHHEKWDGSGYPKGLKGEDIPLSARIVALVDVYDALTTPRCYKRPFSHFEARELILDGKGKHFDPKLVTCFLRIEDKFEAISSIAEE
- a CDS encoding SelT/SelW/SelH family protein — encoded protein: MKPKITIHYCVLCQWLLRAGWMAQELLSTFSDELAEVALTPASKGVYQIYYNDELIWCRVRDGGFPDAKIAKRLVRDRLDPTRDLGHIDK
- a CDS encoding MerR family DNA-binding transcriptional regulator, translated to MKIGELAKVTGLSASKIRFYESIGLLKTVTRSANGYRHYPKEAVLALELITSGQQAGFSLDELNVLLPEDLTNWQHQTLVNALQQKVRDIELLEAKLAHNKAHLTDILEKIAAKPDNIDCQENAKRVLTELCNDKRRET